The following proteins come from a genomic window of Flavobacterium eburneipallidum:
- a CDS encoding metallophosphoesterase family protein, giving the protein MRTLVIGDIHGGLRALHQIMERANVTPQDTLIFLGDYVDGWSQSPQVIDFLIELKTTHNCICILGNHDELLLDWLTKTKDNLEWYNHGGEATVLAYEKVSPETIQKHIDFIKSLATYYLDDQNRLFVHAGFTNMNGVNFEYYPRLFYWDRSLWETALALDKTMKKEDLAYPKRLTLYNEIYIGHTPVSRIQKTTPVQMANVWNVDTGAAFKGPLTILDVDTKEFWQSEPLPNLYPTEKGRN; this is encoded by the coding sequence ATGAGAACATTAGTTATAGGAGATATTCACGGAGGATTACGTGCGCTACACCAAATTATGGAAAGAGCCAATGTTACTCCACAAGATACTTTGATTTTTCTGGGCGATTATGTAGATGGCTGGAGTCAATCGCCACAGGTAATTGATTTTTTAATCGAATTGAAAACCACTCACAATTGCATTTGTATTCTAGGAAATCACGATGAATTATTGTTGGACTGGCTGACTAAAACCAAGGATAATTTAGAATGGTACAATCATGGTGGTGAGGCCACGGTTTTAGCCTACGAAAAAGTAAGTCCTGAAACGATTCAGAAACATATTGATTTTATAAAATCTTTAGCGACTTATTATCTTGACGACCAAAATCGCTTGTTTGTTCACGCTGGTTTTACCAATATGAATGGCGTTAATTTTGAATATTATCCGAGGTTGTTTTACTGGGACAGATCGCTTTGGGAAACAGCATTGGCACTGGATAAAACCATGAAAAAAGAGGATTTAGCCTATCCAAAACGATTGACTTTGTACAACGAAATCTACATTGGTCACACTCCCGTTTCTAGAATTCAAAAAACAACGCCAGTTCAAATGGCAAATGTTTGGAATGTGGACACAGGAGCAGCTTTCAAAGGACCATTAACAATTTTAGATGTCGATACCAAAGAATTTTGGCAAAGCGAACCACTTCCTAATTTGTATCCAACCGAAAAAGGAAGAAATTAA